A window from Macaca thibetana thibetana isolate TM-01 chromosome 7, ASM2454274v1, whole genome shotgun sequence encodes these proteins:
- the LOC126959252 gene encoding golgin subfamily A member 6C-like — protein sequence MVTSWEQEAIRLPKDGRTGPDQKGTRRDGGGHLDSEEEEAPQPMQDIPEDRESREVRWHFSTTLEPVPRNSKGCAASPWLTQWLHLRGPQGLGVNLLELQGQVLWLVGDHNEGHDKFLTTAQSPADQPALGARIPQELGCADKQGGG from the exons atggtgacctcctgggagCAGGAGGCCATCAGGTTGCCTAAAGACGGGAGAACTGGCCCAGATCAGAAAGGGACCAG AAGAGATGGAGGAGGACATCTggacagtgaggaggaggaggcaccTCAGCCCATGCAGGACATCCCAGAGGACCGGGAGAGCCGGGAGGTCAG GTGGCATTTTTCAACGACGCTGGAGCCAGTGCCCAGGAATAGCAAAGGGTGTGCTGCCAGCCCCTGGCTCACCCAGTGGCTTCATCTCAGAGGACCCCAGGGACTGGGG GTGAACCTGCTGGAGCTGCAGGGACAGGTGTTGTGGCTTGTGGGTGACCACAATGAGGGGCACGACAAATTCCTGACCACTGCCCAGAGCCCTGCTGATCAGCCCGCTCTAGGAGCCCGAATCCCCCAGGAGCTTGGGTGTGCTGACAAGCAGGGTGGTGGGTAG